Genomic DNA from uncultured Vibrio sp.:
TCCAACACATCTTCCAGACCGCGAATAAACCCGGGAATGTGGCCGTATTGACCTTCGCTCTCACCATGCGCAGGATGGTCATAAGCCAATGCAGTAAAGCCTTTAGAAGCTATGTGCTCCATCAAAGGAAAAAACTGGCTCGCCGTACCCGACCAACCGTGAGTCAGAATCCAAATAGGGCCGGAGCCAAGAGAATAAGTTTTAATCACACCATCAAAACCTTTGATCTCCCCTTGAACCAAGCCGTGTGGCTGCGCATTTTTCGGCTTAGTGCGTACAGGTGTCAGAAGCAGCTTTCTTGCGGTATTTTTGGCGTGTGATGGTGCCAGAGTGTGGTGCAGACGGGTACTGATATTAACCAAGCTACGCTTGACGCTAAAACGCTGCGAGGTGTTAAAGTAAATTTTATCACTCATGATCTTTTCCTTTGCTAGCAGCATAAATAAAATAGAACGGTCGTGCTTTTTATGCTGGTAAAAAAGGACGAACTCTGCCGCCCTCTCTAAATGTTTAATGTGTGCGTGTTCTAATTGAATTAAATCGGAGGCTTAGCCCTTCCAACGAGCAAACAAGTTATTAATACCTTGCCAGAACAATCTCTGACTCTCGGCCTCGCCTTTAATCGAGTAAAACACATGCGCGCTTAGGTATTGTCCATACAAATCAAATGTTGCTTGTTTTGTATCTAAATGGCTTGAAAACTCACGACTTTCTTTACCTTTCACGATTTGTATTTCTAAGTAGTCTAGCCACGTATTGATGGACTTTCTCAATGCGGCTTGCAACGGACAGTCTTCCTCTGCCGTATCATTCCACGCATCAAGAAACATGCAGCTACCCTGAAAAGAGTGATTCCAGGTCATCCAGGAATCTAACAACCCACGGATTTTTCTCTCTATGTGCTCATCCCCTAGCTCTCGCACAGGCGATATCACACGTAAGGTGAACACTTGATTCGCATACTCTAATACCGAAAGCTGTAAGTTCAGCTTAGAGTTAAAATGGGCGAACAGGCCACTTTTCGACATCCCACACTGTTTTGCTAGCTCACCAATAGTCAGGCTCTCTAATCCCTGCTCACTGGCAATCTCAAAAGCGCGCTGCAGAATAAACTCTTTGGTTACTTTTCCTTTCTTCATAACGGTATTTTTAGCACGATCGTACTTTTATGCAAGTATTCCTATTCTGGTAAAACCAATTCTCGGACAGTTCGACTAGACTGGTCGGGGGATATTAATCACCTCAATGTACAAATGAGACAAGAAGTTTGAAATGGGTCTGAATTTCAGACATTGCCTGTTTCGAAGACCGTATTAGTTGATCTCTTCACGCATACCGTTATGCGCAAACTGTTAATTTCGCTGCATAATTCCTCTTCAGGTAAACCAGTTATGGGAACAAACAAAAAGATAGCGAGCTTAGAATTTGCTCGAATCATCGCCATGTTAGCTATCGTCGGCCTTCACTGCCAGATGGCACTTACTTACTGGCACTGGGATGACGTACCGTGGGTCGGTTACATGCTTAATCAGATGTCACGGTTTGCGGTTCCTTTGTTTTTCCTTATTTCAGGCTACTTGATTCAGCCAAAGCTCAGCACTATTCCAATCGAAACAGTCAAACGTTATTCAAAACCGTTAATCAGGATATGGGTGGTGTGGAGTGTGATTTGTTTATTGGTACCGTTCCAATGGCAGACAGTCTCTGAAGCAGGTTACTTAGCAGAGCGACAAGGTTACTGGGATTATCTGATGTTATCCCCGATTAACTCTTTCCTCGAAGGAGGACTGGTACATTTATGGTTCCTGCCAGCACTCGTTATGGCCGTGTCGCTGATCGCTTTTTTAGTCAGAGTCAGACTGTCACAACTGCTACTACCCATCGCATTATTGCTGTACGTATATGGCGTTCTAGCGGGGAGTTATTCTACGTTAACCGAACTGCCATCTCCCTTTTTCACTCGTAATGGTCCTTTCTTTAGTACCTTACTGGTTGTACTTGGTTATCTGACCAGAGAGAAGCAATGGCAATGTTCGCACAGCAAGGCCTTGATCCTGATCGTGATAGGCATGATGCTTCATTTCGGAGAGGCGTATGGCTTGATGCAGTACAACGTCGTGTTTAACACGCATGATTTCTTATTTGGAACCGTGATTTGGTCACTCGGTATTTTCATGTGGCTGCTTTCTCACCCCAACTTTGGCAACATGCCATGGGTGTTAAAATGGTCGCCAAGCATTTTAGGTATCTACGTTAGTCACCTACTGGTGATCATTGTGATGATGAATGTGGCCGGTATTCTCGGACTACGAGATTTGGCTAAAGATGTGTTTATTTACTCAACCACCATCGTCACCACATTACTCTTTGTCAAAGGCATTGATACTTCACCACTAAGAAAATTATTACTAAGATAAATCAATTAAATACAAATCATAGCTTGCTCTGAGAATTTCGTTGGGCAAGCTAAAAATGAGAGAAAGCTCTCACTGGCTAAAATTTAGCTCCTTGAGCCTCAATAATTTTGTCTATACTCACAAAAAACATCGAGCATTTCCGTTAGATTGACCTAAGTAATAAAACACTGCTCATTTAACGGAGGCTGTATGTGGGCATCTCAAGGACTTACTCCTTTTTTAGAAATAAGCCATTGGCTGACTTACGGTTTGTATGCCGCGGCCATTCTATGTTGTGTGGCGGGTATCGTGTCACTAAGAAAATAGTGGCAAGATTATCCGGCTCCTACCGTTAATTCGAGCTTTCTCACAACTAACCCCTTCATTTATGGCTACTATTTCTCCAACAAGACAAGGGAGAAATGTCTATGCCAATCTACCCAATTGCGGCTTTCTGTTGTTTGTTGTTCTCAAGCTCCAGCATGGCAGCG
This window encodes:
- a CDS encoding acyltransferase family protein, with amino-acid sequence MGTNKKIASLEFARIIAMLAIVGLHCQMALTYWHWDDVPWVGYMLNQMSRFAVPLFFLISGYLIQPKLSTIPIETVKRYSKPLIRIWVVWSVICLLVPFQWQTVSEAGYLAERQGYWDYLMLSPINSFLEGGLVHLWFLPALVMAVSLIAFLVRVRLSQLLLPIALLLYVYGVLAGSYSTLTELPSPFFTRNGPFFSTLLVVLGYLTREKQWQCSHSKALILIVIGMMLHFGEAYGLMQYNVVFNTHDFLFGTVIWSLGIFMWLLSHPNFGNMPWVLKWSPSILGIYVSHLLVIIVMMNVAGILGLRDLAKDVFIYSTTIVTTLLFVKGIDTSPLRKLLLR
- a CDS encoding TetR/AcrR family transcriptional regulator, whose translation is MKKGKVTKEFILQRAFEIASEQGLESLTIGELAKQCGMSKSGLFAHFNSKLNLQLSVLEYANQVFTLRVISPVRELGDEHIERKIRGLLDSWMTWNHSFQGSCMFLDAWNDTAEEDCPLQAALRKSINTWLDYLEIQIVKGKESREFSSHLDTKQATFDLYGQYLSAHVFYSIKGEAESQRLFWQGINNLFARWKG